The following is a genomic window from Candidatus Omnitrophota bacterium.
TCAGGGGAAATCCGGCAGCTGTCAGCAAAGAGCGCAGACGCTGTACGGCTTCCGGCGGAGTCATCCCCAGTTTTTCGCCCAACATCGCTTCGGCCAACATGCCGATGGCGACGGCCTCGCCATGAAGATAACGCCCATAGCCGGTCAGCGCTTCCACGGCATGGCCGATGGTATGGCCGAAATTGAGAATGGCGCGCAAGCCGCTTTCGCGCTCGTCCTGCTCGACGACGCGGGCTTTGATGCGGCAATTCCAAGGAATAATGGCGGTATAAATCTCTTCCTCCGCCGCCAGCAGCCGATCCAGCGCGGATGATA
Proteins encoded in this region:
- a CDS encoding 3-dehydroquinate synthase, which translates into the protein SSALDRLLAAEEEIYTAIIPWNCRIKARVVEQDERESGLRAILNFGHTIGHAVEALTGYGRYLHGEAVAIGMLAEAMLGEKLGMTPPEAVQRLRSLLTAAGFPLSKPDLSADALLESMFHDKKVERGQLRFVFPVEIGNVVIRSIEDLDLIRKTWDSYSI